From one Dokdonella sp. genomic stretch:
- a CDS encoding methyltransferase domain-containing protein yields MHSPARRVEAEARGRHPAVWTFFRQWLKNPLGIAALSPSSRYLADRMIAQVPLGARRVIELGGGTGVFTDALLRRGVAPADLLVIELNEELHRLLQRRFPDVAIVRGDARELDTLLKQAGYADGGAVDAIISGLGLLSMSRATQRAILRSAFSVLGPEGRFVQFTYGPASPVSREVLSELGLVAHRAGMAWRNVPPAGVYVFTRAVQLGSA; encoded by the coding sequence ATGCATTCACCGGCACGGCGGGTCGAGGCGGAAGCGCGCGGACGCCACCCGGCGGTCTGGACCTTCTTCCGCCAGTGGCTCAAGAACCCCCTCGGCATCGCCGCGCTGTCGCCGTCGAGCCGCTACCTCGCGGACCGGATGATCGCGCAGGTGCCCCTTGGTGCGCGCCGCGTGATCGAACTGGGCGGCGGCACTGGCGTCTTCACCGACGCCCTCCTGCGCCGCGGCGTGGCGCCCGCGGACCTGCTCGTCATCGAGCTCAACGAAGAACTGCATCGACTGCTGCAGCGGCGCTTCCCCGATGTGGCCATCGTGCGTGGCGATGCACGCGAACTCGACACCCTGCTGAAACAGGCGGGTTACGCCGATGGCGGCGCGGTCGATGCGATCATCAGCGGCCTCGGCCTGCTGTCGATGTCGCGCGCCACGCAGCGCGCGATCCTGCGTTCGGCCTTCTCGGTGCTTGGTCCCGAAGGCCGCTTCGTGCAGTTCACCTACGGCCCGGCCAGCCCGGTCTCACGCGAGGTCCTCTCCGAACTCGGTCTGGTCGCGCATCGCGCCGGCATGGCCTGGCGCAACGTACCTCCAGCCGGCGTCTACGTGTTCACGCGCGCTGTGCAGCTCGGCTCAGCTTGA